Below is a window of Streptomyces genisteinicus DNA.
GGTCCTTCGCCGCCAGCGCCGAGGTGGACGCCATCGCCTGGCTCTCGCCGGCGGCGGCCCGCGCCCGGCTCACCCAGCCCCGGGACCGCGTCCTGCTCGACGCGATGCTGGACTCCCTGAGCACCGCCTGACCCCTGGGCCCCTGCCCGGGCGCGCCTTCGGCGCAGCGGCAGCCTGGGGGCCGCCCCGAGGGCCCGACGCGCGGCCCCGTCGAGGCCCCGGCCCGCCGCGCCCTCGCACCGTCCCGCCTGGTTCCCCGCGCTGGTTCCCCGCCCTGTGTCCCCGCGCGCCCTCGCCACGCGGGCGCGCCGCGCGGCCCGTACCCCCGCCGGCCCGTCCGCGCACCCTGCCCGGCCTGCGGTCGCGTCCTCCGCCGCCCGCCGCCCGTACCTGCCACGCGTTCGGGTGACGACGGCCCGCCGACGAGCCGACCCGCCCGTACGGCGCAATCCTGGGGAGGAGCACCAGGCCGCCCGCCACGGTTCACCTCGCGTTCACTCTCCCCCGTCGGCCACTTCACCTGATCTGCCTAATTTCGGCCTTACGCGGTGACCGGCACGGTGCCGGTCCCCCCACCCCGACGCACGCCGCGCCGCAGCGGCAACTGGAAGGAAACCCCGAAAGTGAAGCTTCAGCGCAAGAACGGGCTTCGCGCCGCCGCGCTCGGTGCCCTCGTCGTCTCCGGCACCCTGGTCCTCTCGGCGTGCGGTTCGGACGACAACTCGGGTGGCACGAGCGGCAGCGGGGAAACGACCAGCGCTGCCTCCGACATCAAGTGCGACGGCGCCACCGGCAAGCTCCTGGCCTCCGGCTCCAGCGCCCAGAAGAACGCGATGGACCTCTGGGTCAAGAACTACATGGCCGCCTGCACGGGCGTCGAGGTCAACTACAAGTCCTCGTCCTCCGGTGAGGGCATCGTGGCCTTCAACCAGGGCACCGTCGGCTTCGCCGGCTCCGACTCGGCGCTCAAGCCCGACGAGGTCGAGGAGTCGAAGAAGATCTGCAAGGGCGGCCAGGGCATCAACCTGCCGATGGTCGGCGGCCCGATCGCGATCGGCTACAACGTCCCCGGCGTCGACAAGCTGAACCTGGACGCGGCCACCATCGCCAAGATCTTCAACGGCAAGATCAAGAACTGGAACGACCCGGCCATCGCCGAGCTCAACAAGGACGCCGAGCTCCCGGACAAGGCGATCCAGGCCTTCCACCGCTCCGAGGACTCCGGCACCACCCAGAACCTCGGCAAGTACCTGGGCGCCACCGCCAAGGCCGACTGGCCCTACGAGGCCGAGAAGAAGTGGCCCGCCCCCGGTGGCCAGGCCGCCTCCGGCTCCTCCGGCGTCGCCGCCCAGGTGAAGCAGAACGAGGGCGCCATCGGCTACTTCGAGCTCTCCTACGCCACCTCGCAGTCCATCCCGACCGTGAGCATCGCGACGGGCGCCGCCGCCCCGGTGGACGCCACCTCGGAGAACGCCTCCAAGGCCATCGCCGCCGCCAAGGTCAAGGG
It encodes the following:
- the pstS gene encoding phosphate ABC transporter substrate-binding protein PstS, with amino-acid sequence MKLQRKNGLRAAALGALVVSGTLVLSACGSDDNSGGTSGSGETTSAASDIKCDGATGKLLASGSSAQKNAMDLWVKNYMAACTGVEVNYKSSSSGEGIVAFNQGTVGFAGSDSALKPDEVEESKKICKGGQGINLPMVGGPIAIGYNVPGVDKLNLDAATIAKIFNGKIKNWNDPAIAELNKDAELPDKAIQAFHRSEDSGTTQNLGKYLGATAKADWPYEAEKKWPAPGGQAASGSSGVAAQVKQNEGAIGYFELSYATSQSIPTVSIATGAAAPVDATSENASKAIAAAKVKGTGKDLALELDYATKAEGAYPMVLVTYEVVCDTGNKPETLDTVKSFLTYAAGDEGQKVLSDHGYAPIPAEINAKVRETVAGLK